The stretch of DNA GCCCCTACACCGACCCGAACGTGATCATCGACGTGCGCAAAGGCCTGGGCGATGTGCGCTCGCCGTGGATCGAATCCCGCGGCGACACTGAGCGCCTGTCGGGCTTGAGCTCGCACTTCGGCCAACAGCGCCTGAGCGATGCCGAGCTGACCGCGCTGCGTTTTGCCCACGTGAAAAACCCGCGCCGTGCCAAGGCCGGGGCCAACGTCACCCAGATGCACTACGCCCGCAAAGGCATCATCACCGCCGAGATGGAATACGTCGCCATCCGCGAAAACATGAAGCTGGAAGAGGCCCGCGCCGCCGGCCTGCTGGACCAGCAACACGCCGGCCACAGCTTCGGCGCCAGCGTGCCGAAAATCATCACCCCGGAATTTGTCCGCGAAGAAATCGCCCGTGGCCGCGCGATCATCCCGGCCAACATCAACCACACCGAACTGGAACCGATGATCATCGGCCGTAACTTCCTGGTGAAGATCAACGGCAACATCGGCAACAGCGCCCTGGGTTCGTCCATCGAAGAAGAAGTGGCGAAACTGACGTGGGGCATTCGCTGGGGGTCGGACACGGTGATGGACCTGTCCACCGGCAAGCACATCCATGAAACCCGCGAGTGGATCATCCGCAACTCGCCGGTGCCGATCGGTACCGTGCCGATCTACCAGGCCCTGGAAAAAGTCGGCGGCGCCGCTGAAGACCTGACCTGGGAGCTGTTCCGCGACACCCTGATCGAACAGGCCGAGCAGGGCGTCGACTACTTCACCATCCACGCCGGCGTATTGCTGCGCTATGTACCGCTGACCGCCAAGCGCGTCACCGGCATCGTGTCCCGTGGTGGTTCGATCATGGCCAAGTGGTGCCTGGCGCACCACAAAGAGAACTTCACCTACACCCATTTCGACGAAATCTGCGAAATCATGAAGGCGTACGACGTCAGCTTCTCCCTGGGAGACGGCCTGCGCCCGGGCTCGATTGCCGACGCCAACGACGCCGCGCAATTCGGCGAGCTGGAAACCCTCGGCGAGTTGACCAAGATTGCCTGGAAGCACGACGTGCAAACCATGATCGAAGGCCCGGGCCACGTGCCGATGCAGTTGATCAAGGAGAACATGGACAAGCAGCTGGAGTGCTGCGACGAGGCGCCGTTCTACACCCTCGGTCCGCTGACCACCGACATCGCCCCGGGTTATGACCACATCACCTCGGGCATCGGGGCGGCGATGATCGGCTGGTTCGGTTGCGCGATGCTCTGCTACGTCACGCCGAAGGAGCATTTGGGCCTGCCGAACAAGGACGATGTGAAGACCGGGATCATCACCTACAAGATCGCGGCCCATGCGGCGGACTTGGCCAAGGGGCATCCGGGGGCGCAGATTCGTGACAACGCGTTGAGCAAGGCGCGCTTTGAATTCCGTTGGGAGGACCAGTTCAACCTGGGCCTGGACCCGGACACGGCGCGTTCTTACCACGATGAAACCTTGCCGAAGGACTCGGCCAAGGTCGCGCATTTCTGCTCGATGTGCGGGCCGAAATTCTGCTCGATGAAGATCACCCAGGAAGTGCGTGAGTA from Pseudomonas sp. NC02 encodes:
- the thiC gene encoding phosphomethylpyrimidine synthase ThiC yields the protein MSIELKSQKSKNTVHLSESAKVDSGSVQPFTRSQKIYVQGTRPDIRVPMREVSLDVTPTDFGGEINAPVVVYDTSGPYTDPNVIIDVRKGLGDVRSPWIESRGDTERLSGLSSHFGQQRLSDAELTALRFAHVKNPRRAKAGANVTQMHYARKGIITAEMEYVAIRENMKLEEARAAGLLDQQHAGHSFGASVPKIITPEFVREEIARGRAIIPANINHTELEPMIIGRNFLVKINGNIGNSALGSSIEEEVAKLTWGIRWGSDTVMDLSTGKHIHETREWIIRNSPVPIGTVPIYQALEKVGGAAEDLTWELFRDTLIEQAEQGVDYFTIHAGVLLRYVPLTAKRVTGIVSRGGSIMAKWCLAHHKENFTYTHFDEICEIMKAYDVSFSLGDGLRPGSIADANDAAQFGELETLGELTKIAWKHDVQTMIEGPGHVPMQLIKENMDKQLECCDEAPFYTLGPLTTDIAPGYDHITSGIGAAMIGWFGCAMLCYVTPKEHLGLPNKDDVKTGIITYKIAAHAADLAKGHPGAQIRDNALSKARFEFRWEDQFNLGLDPDTARSYHDETLPKDSAKVAHFCSMCGPKFCSMKITQEVREYAANQRIEAVDVDVAKGLAEQAERFKQEGSQLYKKV